The Ruminococcus bovis genome includes a region encoding these proteins:
- a CDS encoding XRE family transcriptional regulator: MAEQLSGVNGNIIRWAREFYNMSEEEAARSIGVSGEKYSAWESGAEFPTYARLKKISDVFRKPSAVFFFSEPPDIPPIKGDLRTLPDTVVDGFSKNVMVQLEKAKAYQLNLLELYETSNCIFTNRTIIPTETKQLCNYLRNIMGFPINAQKGRKNTKVVFEIYREKLYELGIYVFKDSFKDNNVSGLCINDDLFPVILINNSMSFARQIFTLFHEFYHLVSNTSGAEIIRDDYYKYLDISQSITEKNCDTFANEFLVPTDDFKFELSKKEIDDHRIAELATLYSVSKEAIMYKLWTLKIITPKEYESLKETFYGDAIRNQKKKNGENSSGGNYYFTKLAYLGSSYTGDVFKQLYSGKIDSFRASEMLNSKVDHLPQLEAAYFRGNK, encoded by the coding sequence TTGGCTGAACAACTAAGCGGCGTAAACGGCAATATAATACGTTGGGCAAGAGAATTTTATAATATGTCTGAGGAAGAAGCAGCCCGTTCTATCGGAGTTAGTGGTGAAAAGTATTCCGCTTGGGAATCCGGAGCTGAATTTCCTACATACGCAAGGCTCAAAAAAATCAGTGACGTATTTCGCAAACCATCAGCTGTTTTCTTCTTTTCTGAACCTCCGGACATTCCTCCTATCAAGGGCGATTTACGCACATTACCGGATACAGTAGTTGATGGATTCAGCAAAAATGTGATGGTACAACTTGAAAAAGCAAAAGCGTACCAGCTAAATCTGCTGGAACTGTATGAAACATCAAATTGTATTTTTACGAATCGAACAATAATCCCAACTGAAACTAAGCAGTTGTGCAACTACTTGCGCAATATTATGGGGTTTCCGATCAATGCTCAAAAAGGAAGAAAAAACACTAAGGTTGTTTTTGAAATATATAGAGAAAAACTCTACGAATTAGGAATCTATGTTTTTAAGGATTCTTTCAAAGATAACAATGTATCGGGGCTATGTATCAATGATGATTTATTTCCTGTGATCCTCATCAACAACTCTATGTCTTTTGCACGACAGATTTTTACGTTGTTCCACGAGTTCTATCATTTGGTATCTAACACCAGTGGTGCTGAAATAATCCGAGATGACTATTATAAGTATCTGGATATATCTCAATCCATAACAGAAAAAAACTGCGATACATTTGCTAATGAATTCTTAGTTCCCACCGACGATTTCAAATTTGAACTATCTAAAAAGGAAATTGATGATCACAGAATAGCTGAATTAGCTACTCTTTATTCTGTTAGCAAAGAAGCGATAATGTATAAACTATGGACACTGAAAATCATCACTCCTAAAGAATATGAATCACTAAAAGAAACCTTCTACGGTGATGCAATTAGAAATCAAAAAAAGAAAAACGGTGAGAACTCATCTGGAGGTAATTATTATTTTACCAAACTCGCTTATTTAGGATCTTCATACACCGGTGATGTATTCAAGCAGCTATATTCCGGTAAAATAGACAGTTTCCGTGCAAGCGAAATGTTAAACAGCAAGGTGGATCATCTTCCCCAATTAGAAGCTGCATATTTTAGGGGGAATAAATGA
- a CDS encoding DUF4411 family protein encodes MMVYILDTNIFRKLLDHFPKKGVYFKQVWQAFENGIQKGIYQSVDECYNELSARYDDKNDNMQWLKANKKMFLAPTNEESQIIRVLFQNPKMRESIHTKNIINNRPSADPYIAAKAKALSGIVVTEEKHKPHSAQLPNICEELGIQCITYDDFMEIVSNEKVD; translated from the coding sequence ATGATGGTATACATACTTGACACTAATATTTTCCGGAAACTCCTTGATCATTTTCCGAAAAAAGGAGTCTATTTTAAACAAGTGTGGCAAGCATTTGAAAACGGAATTCAAAAAGGAATATATCAATCAGTTGATGAATGCTATAACGAGTTAAGTGCTCGTTATGACGATAAAAATGATAATATGCAATGGCTGAAAGCCAATAAAAAAATGTTTCTTGCACCGACAAATGAAGAATCCCAAATAATACGAGTTTTATTTCAGAACCCCAAAATGAGGGAAAGTATCCATACAAAGAACATTATAAATAACCGACCTTCCGCAGATCCTTACATTGCAGCGAAAGCAAAGGCATTAAGCGGAATTGTTGTTACCGAAGAGAAACACAAACCACATTCAGCTCAATTACCTAATATTTGTGAGGAGTTAGGTATTCAATGTATTACTTACGATGACTTTATGGAAATAGTATCAAATGAAAAGGTTGACTAA